From Triticum urartu cultivar G1812 chromosome 2, Tu2.1, whole genome shotgun sequence, a single genomic window includes:
- the LOC125536686 gene encoding uncharacterized protein LOC125536686 — MERCEMDVGRSGHGAVCSGPRRRWPGSGGGSGWRRPRASSRHGKGPVMWLLKVRFILDITEPCLIGHVPRARCLPVRAGVDGAEGGPVHWQRFLHLKNLGQ, encoded by the exons ATGGAGAGGTGCGAGATGGATGTGGGGAGGAGCGGGCATGGTGCAGTCTGCAGTGGCCCAAGGAGACGTTGGCCTGGCAGCGGCGGCGGGAGCGGTTGGAGGCGACCACGGGCATCCAGTCGTCACGGCAAGGGGCCGGTGATGTGGCTGCTCAAGGTCCGGTTCATCTTGGATATCACGGAG CCTTGCCTCATTGGACATGTTCCGCGTGCCCGGTGCCTGCCTGTGCGAGCAGGCGTCGACGGGGCAGAAGGCGGCCCTGTACACTG GCAACGCTTCCTGCACTTGAAAAACCTCGGACAGTGA